A genome region from Streptomyces sp. NBC_01296 includes the following:
- a CDS encoding branched-chain amino acid aminotransferase, translated as MTTPTIELKPSSNPLSDAEREAILASPGFGRHFTDHMVTIKWTEGRGWHDAELVPYAPLSMDPANMTLHYAQTIFEGLKAYRQPDGTVATFRPQANAERFQASARRMAMPELPAELFIEACDALIKQDAAWVPSSGEASLYLRPFMFASEVGLGVRPANEFLFMVIASPAGAYFPGGVQPVSVWLSEEYVRAVKGGTGAAKTGGNYAASLVAQAQAAEHGCDQVVWLDAVEHRWIEEMGGMNLYFVYGQEDGTQRIVTPELTGSLLPGITRDSLLTIARDLGYTAEEGRISTEDWKRDNENGTLTEVFACGTAAVITPVGSVKSERANWTQGDGQPGEVTMKLRKALLDLQTGHTADTHGWMHPLG; from the coding sequence ATGACGACGCCCACGATCGAGCTCAAGCCCTCCTCGAACCCGCTGTCCGATGCGGAGCGCGAGGCGATCCTGGCCAGCCCCGGCTTCGGCCGCCACTTCACCGACCACATGGTGACGATCAAGTGGACCGAGGGCCGCGGCTGGCACGACGCCGAACTGGTCCCGTACGCGCCGCTGTCGATGGACCCGGCGAACATGACCCTGCACTACGCGCAGACGATCTTCGAGGGCCTCAAGGCCTACCGCCAGCCCGACGGCACCGTCGCCACGTTCCGCCCGCAGGCCAACGCCGAGCGCTTCCAGGCCTCCGCCCGCCGCATGGCGATGCCGGAGCTGCCGGCCGAGCTCTTCATCGAGGCCTGCGACGCGCTCATCAAGCAGGACGCCGCCTGGGTGCCCTCCTCCGGTGAGGCCTCGCTGTACCTGCGGCCGTTCATGTTCGCCTCCGAGGTCGGCCTGGGCGTCCGCCCGGCCAACGAGTTCCTCTTCATGGTCATCGCCTCGCCCGCCGGCGCGTACTTCCCCGGCGGCGTCCAGCCCGTCTCCGTGTGGCTCTCCGAGGAGTACGTCCGCGCCGTCAAGGGCGGTACGGGCGCGGCCAAGACCGGCGGCAACTACGCGGCTTCCCTCGTCGCCCAGGCCCAGGCCGCCGAGCACGGCTGCGACCAGGTGGTCTGGCTCGACGCGGTCGAGCACCGCTGGATCGAGGAGATGGGCGGCATGAACCTGTACTTCGTGTACGGGCAAGAAGATGGCACGCAGCGCATCGTCACCCCGGAGCTGACCGGCTCGCTCCTGCCGGGCATCACCCGCGACTCCCTCCTCACCATCGCCCGCGACCTCGGCTACACCGCCGAGGAGGGACGTATCTCCACCGAGGACTGGAAGCGCGACAACGAGAACGGCACCCTGACCGAGGTGTTCGCCTGCGGCACCGCCGCCGTCATCACCCCGGTCGGCTCGGTCAAGTCCGAGCGCGCCAACTGGACCCAGGGCGACGGGCAGCCCGGCGAGGTCACCATGAAGCTCCGCAAGGCGCTGCTGGACCTCCAGACCGGCCACACCGCCGACACCCACGGCTGGATGCACCCGCTGGGCTAG
- a CDS encoding LysR family transcriptional regulator, translated as MSELAPHELRILVAVAETGGFSAAAARLGLTQSAVSHSVRGSEAKVGAVLFERGRTGASPTAAGERAVGLARRILRLYEVLGAEARGAGRTAADQDVVEGVLRIAAFRSAALHLLPPALERLTDRHPGIRPEVRVVRELGAGTAGEVAAGRADLGIATLNAAGPVPEGGAAGLLTGVLREEAYALVHPAGHPDPKALPLLDWDENCGSYTRDWWQAQDWIPRATVKAEDDGMVLTMVGRGLGMAILPELSLREATDAVDITGLGPSGPVRRVGYVTTPESAATLGVRALIRELRSETR; from the coding sequence GTGTCCGAGCTCGCTCCGCACGAACTCCGGATCCTGGTCGCCGTCGCCGAGACCGGCGGCTTCTCCGCCGCGGCGGCCCGGCTCGGCCTGACCCAGTCGGCCGTGTCGCACTCCGTGCGCGGCAGCGAGGCCAAGGTCGGTGCGGTGCTCTTCGAACGCGGGCGCACCGGCGCCTCGCCCACCGCGGCGGGGGAGCGGGCCGTCGGCCTCGCCCGCCGGATCCTGCGGCTGTACGAGGTCCTCGGCGCGGAGGCGCGCGGCGCCGGCCGGACCGCCGCGGATCAGGACGTGGTGGAGGGGGTGCTGCGCATCGCGGCGTTCCGCAGCGCGGCCCTGCACCTGCTGCCCCCGGCCCTGGAGCGGCTCACGGACCGCCACCCCGGCATCCGCCCCGAGGTCCGGGTGGTGCGCGAGCTCGGTGCCGGCACCGCCGGGGAGGTGGCCGCCGGCCGCGCCGACCTCGGCATCGCCACGCTGAACGCGGCCGGGCCCGTACCGGAGGGCGGCGCCGCGGGCCTGCTGACGGGGGTGCTCCGGGAGGAGGCGTACGCCCTGGTCCACCCGGCCGGACACCCCGACCCGAAGGCGCTGCCGCTGCTGGACTGGGACGAGAACTGCGGCTCGTACACCCGCGACTGGTGGCAGGCCCAGGACTGGATCCCGCGGGCCACCGTCAAGGCGGAGGACGACGGGATGGTGCTGACCATGGTCGGGCGGGGGCTCGGCATGGCGATCCTGCCCGAGCTCTCGCTCCGCGAGGCCACGGACGCCGTGGACATCACCGGACTGGGCCCTTCGGGGCCGGTGAGACGCGTGGGATACGTCACCACGCCGGAATCCGCCGCCACCCTCGGCGTAAGGGCTCTGATCAGGGAACTTCGCTCCGAGACGCGCTGA
- a CDS encoding 3-isopropylmalate dehydrogenase: protein MSTSISLAVIPGDGIGQEVVAQGLKVLTAVLPQDVKLETKQYDLGATRWHRTGETLPDDELEALKHHDAILLGAIGDPSVPSGVLERGLLLKLRFAFDHFINLRPSKLFPNTATPLAGRPEIDFVVVREGTEGPYTGNGGSLRTGTPAEVATEVSINTAYGVERVVRDAYERANARPRKKLTLVHKNNVLVYAGHMWKNIFDKVGQEYPEVTTDYLHVDAATIFFVTQPERFDVIVTDNLFGDILTDLAAAVTGGIGLAASGNINPTGTYPSMFEPVHGSAPDIAGTGKADPTATILSVALLLRHLGHETQAARIEDAVTADLAERDGTFRTTDQIGDALAARVAG from the coding sequence ATGTCGACCAGCATCAGTCTCGCAGTGATCCCCGGTGATGGCATCGGCCAGGAAGTCGTGGCTCAGGGCCTCAAGGTCCTTACCGCGGTCCTGCCCCAGGATGTGAAGCTGGAGACCAAGCAGTACGACCTCGGCGCCACGCGCTGGCACCGCACCGGTGAGACCCTCCCGGACGACGAGCTCGAGGCGCTCAAGCACCACGACGCGATCCTGCTCGGCGCCATCGGCGACCCGTCGGTCCCCTCGGGCGTCCTGGAGCGCGGCCTGCTGCTCAAGCTCCGCTTCGCGTTCGACCACTTCATCAACCTGCGCCCCTCGAAGCTCTTCCCGAACACGGCCACCCCGCTCGCCGGCCGTCCGGAGATCGACTTCGTCGTGGTCCGCGAGGGCACCGAGGGCCCGTACACCGGCAACGGCGGCAGCCTGCGCACCGGCACCCCCGCCGAGGTGGCCACCGAGGTCAGCATCAACACCGCCTACGGCGTCGAGCGCGTCGTACGCGACGCGTACGAGCGGGCGAACGCCCGCCCCCGCAAGAAGCTGACGCTGGTCCACAAGAACAACGTCCTCGTGTACGCGGGCCACATGTGGAAGAACATCTTCGACAAGGTCGGCCAGGAATACCCCGAGGTCACCACCGACTACCTGCACGTCGACGCCGCGACGATCTTCTTCGTCACCCAGCCCGAGCGCTTCGACGTCATCGTCACGGACAACCTCTTCGGCGACATCCTCACCGACCTGGCCGCCGCCGTGACCGGCGGAATCGGCCTCGCCGCCTCCGGGAACATCAACCCGACCGGCACCTACCCCTCCATGTTCGAGCCCGTCCACGGCTCGGCCCCGGACATCGCCGGCACCGGCAAGGCCGACCCGACCGCCACGATCCTCTCCGTCGCCCTCCTGCTGCGCCACCTCGGCCACGAGACCCAGGCCGCCCGCATCGAAGACGCCGTCACCGCCGACCTCGCCGAGCGCGACGGAACCTTCCGCACCACCGACCAGATCGGCGACGCGCTCGCCGCCCGAGTAGCCGGCTGA
- a CDS encoding NADP-dependent oxidoreductase has protein sequence MTTNHTAHAVHQIARPTGFPSPTDFAYVETPIPVPAPGTALVQNLLLSVDPYHRGMMDGGEGGFELNTPLEGRSVGRVLASRDPGLREGDLVFHREGWRTHALVTLGANGTRKLRGHEGVPLEAYLSILGGTGLTAYAALTRTAALREGEDLFVSAAAGGVGTATGHIARLLGARRIIGSAGSAAKVRHLTDALGFDAAFDYHDGPVGEQLAKAAPEGIDVYVDNVGGDHLAGAIDVLREYGRIAWVGGISMYNGDRSPAAPRNLFEVVHKSLRLEGVLVRNHTNLQDELEDFLVPHLQSGRIGTDTTVVQGIDHTVDAFLGVLRGDNLGKMLVRLEG, from the coding sequence ATGACCACGAACCACACCGCTCACGCCGTCCACCAGATCGCCCGCCCCACCGGCTTCCCCTCCCCGACCGACTTCGCGTACGTCGAGACCCCAATCCCCGTCCCCGCCCCGGGCACCGCCCTGGTGCAGAACCTCCTGCTCTCGGTGGACCCGTACCACCGCGGGATGATGGACGGCGGCGAGGGCGGCTTCGAGCTGAACACCCCGCTGGAGGGCCGCTCGGTGGGCCGGGTGCTCGCCTCCCGCGACCCGGGGCTGCGCGAGGGCGACCTGGTCTTCCACCGCGAGGGCTGGCGTACCCACGCCCTCGTCACCCTCGGCGCGAACGGCACCCGCAAGCTCCGCGGCCACGAAGGCGTCCCGCTGGAGGCGTACCTGAGCATCCTCGGCGGCACCGGCCTGACCGCGTACGCCGCACTCACCCGGACCGCGGCCCTGCGCGAGGGCGAGGACCTCTTCGTCTCCGCGGCCGCGGGCGGGGTCGGCACCGCGACCGGCCACATCGCGCGGCTGCTGGGCGCCCGCCGGATCATCGGCAGCGCGGGCTCGGCGGCGAAGGTCCGCCACCTCACCGACGCGCTCGGCTTCGACGCGGCCTTCGACTACCACGACGGGCCGGTCGGCGAGCAGCTCGCGAAGGCCGCGCCCGAGGGCATCGACGTGTACGTGGACAACGTGGGCGGGGACCACCTGGCGGGCGCGATCGACGTGCTGCGCGAGTACGGCCGGATCGCCTGGGTCGGCGGGATCTCGATGTACAACGGGGACCGCTCGCCGGCCGCGCCCCGCAACCTCTTCGAGGTCGTCCACAAGTCGCTGCGCCTGGAAGGCGTATTGGTTCGAAACCACACCAATCTGCAGGACGAGCTGGAGGACTTCCTGGTCCCGCACCTGCAGAGCGGCCGCATCGGCACGGACACCACCGTTGTCCAGGGAATCGATCACACGGTGGACGCCTTCCTGGGTGTGCTCCGCGGGGACAATCTGGGCAAGATGCTCGTCCGTCTCGAGGGCTGA